One Myripristis murdjan chromosome 17, fMyrMur1.1, whole genome shotgun sequence DNA segment encodes these proteins:
- the tmub1 gene encoding transmembrane and ubiquitin-like domain-containing protein 1, with translation MALIEGVGDEVTLLFGALLLLLVLVLAWASTHTAEPPDHLFTAAAVSASSSSSASSLQSSSYTDQPSSSSSDSRTDSEERVEAPSPADSPGSLTPPTPDDEAKEEEAGGTEGEEGGQAGLRHRQVGGREEAGDTDSSSSSQRNMVVRLKFLNDTERTAQVKPQDTIGYIKRTYFAGQEQQVRLIYQGQLLQDDAQTLASLNLAHNCVLHCHISQHAPRGAAAGARPADQVQVALNVGSLMVPLLVLMLSVLWYCQIQYRQFFTAPATASLVGVTIFLSLVAFGVYRR, from the exons atgGCTCTGATAGAGGGGGTCGGGGACGAGGTGACGCTGCTGTTCggggctctgctgctgctgctggtcctggtcctggccTGGGCCTCCACGCACACCGCCGAGCCCCCGGACCACCTCTtcaccgccgccgccgtctccgcctcctcctcctcctcggcgtCCTCGCTGCAGAGCTCCTCCTACACAGACCAgccctcctcgtcttcctccgaCTCCCGCACCGACAGCGAGGAGCGCGTGGAGGCTCCCAGCCCCGCCGACTCCCCCGGATCCCTGACCCCGCCCACCCCCGACGATGAggcgaaggaggaggaggcgggcggcacggaaggagaggagggaggacaaGCCGGCCTGAGGCATAGACAGGTGGGGGGCAGAGAGGAGGCGGGTGACAccgactcctcctcctcctcccagagGAACATGGTGGTCAGGCTGAAGTTCCTGAATGACACGGAGAGGACGGCTCAGGTCAAACCACAGGACACCATCGGATACATCAAGAG GACCTATTTTGCGGGTCAGGAGCAGCAGGTGCGGCTCATCTACCAGggtcagctgctgcaggacgaCGCCCAGACGCTCGCCTCCCTCAACCTGGCCCACAACTGCGTCCTGCACTGCCACATCTCGCAGCACGCCCCGCGCGGCGCGGCGGCGGGGGCGCGGCCGGCCGACCAGGTGCAGGTGGCGCTGAACGTGGGCAGTCTGATGGTGCCGCTGCTGGTGCTCATGCTGTCGGTGCTGTGGTACTGCCAGATCCAGTACCGCCAGTTCTTCACCGCACCGGCCACCGCCTCCCTGGTGGGCGTCACCATATTCCTCAGCCTGGTGGCCTTTGGCGTCTACCGCCGCTAG